A window from Mya arenaria isolate MELC-2E11 chromosome 9, ASM2691426v1 encodes these proteins:
- the LOC128203720 gene encoding uncharacterized protein LOC128203720: MKPTFGMEGTKNCAMVIEDPREEKKRPKLAKYLAASLVGLVTVAGIVVLSVYLGTRISKGAYEGAWRKYSDGEGRQVEEMITQTQDEVLVDVPNSVHMVYDYKHGLVFRRYTDTNTKKRGPCYAAYIGEMDPKPDTQFAEEGQMPAPTGEPEIKQQWRFTDNKVPSNLASSPNVQNMCQDTDIFWMEKTADTGLEKREDYVLVYFGSVYYDAIYNGVAGRLEARYYYAFNVNGEFQFVYYELWFTAY, translated from the exons ATGAAACCAACATTTGGTATGGAAGGAACGAAGAATTGCGCCATGGTGATTGAG GATCCCCGTGAGGAGAAAAAGCGTCCAAAACTTGCGAAGTACCTGGCTGCTTCGCTGGTTGGCCTGGTAACGGTTGCCGGCATTGTCGTGCTCTCTGTTTACCTAGGGACAAGGATTTCTAAGGGCGCATACGAG GGTGCTTGGCGGAAGTACTCGGATGGGGAGGGGCGGCAGGTGGAGGAGATGATCACCCAGACACAGGACGAGGTTCTTGTTGACGTACCTAACTCCGTACACATGGTGTACGACTATAAACAT GGCCTTGTCTTCCGTCGTTACACGGACACGAATACCAAGAAACGCGGGCCTTGCTACGCCGCGTACATTGGAGAGATGGACCCCAAACCGGACACACAGTTTGCCGAGGAAGGACAG ATGCCAGCACCCACAGGAGAGCCGGAGATAAAGCAGCAATGGCGGTTCACAGATAACAAAGTACCATCCAACTTGGCCAGCTCACCCAACGTTCAGAACATGTGTCAGGATACAGACATCTTCTGGATGGAAA AGACGGCGGACACTGGACTGGAAAAGAGAGAAGACTACGTCCTTGTTTACTTCGGGTCTGTGTACTACGATGCCATCTACAATGGCGTCGCCGGTAGACTGGAAGCACGATATTACTACGCCTTCAACGTCAACGGTGAATTTCAATTCGTCTATTATGAACTTTGGTTCACTGCATACTAG
- the LOC128203091 gene encoding uncharacterized protein LOC128203091 translates to MLDGLAFLPEDQVKEGMAYLKSQTTEVLEPVVDYFDRNYVNGPFRSVRSQTGGLIFRRTQPRFEPATWNVNTATLNDEARTNNVCEAWNNGFRCLVGHVNPSLWTVISCFEKDAAMVEAEILRVQRGQPSKKPARKGTVRYQKTLKTLCQQLSNGQKTVEEFLQAIGGHIRLR, encoded by the exons ATGTTGGACGGACTGGCCTTCCTTCCAGAGGATCAGGTGAAGGAAGGAATGGCGTACCTGAAGAGCCAGACTACAGAAGTCCTGGAGCCAGTAGTCGACTACTTCGATCGGAACTACGTCAACGGCCCTTTCAG ATCTGTCAGATCGCAGACCGGTGGCCTCATCTTCCGACGCACTCAACCAAGGTTCGAGCCAGCCACTTGGAACGTCAACACAGCCACTTTGAACGACGAGGCCAGGACCAACAACGTGTGTGAAGCCTGGAACAATGGGTTCCGGTGTCTCGTCGGCCACGTCAATCCCTCGCTTTGGACTGTCATCTCCTGCTTCGAGAAGGACGCTGCAATGGTGGAAGCAGAGATCCTCCGTGTCCAGAGAGGCCAGCCATCAAAGAAGCCAGCGAGGAAGGGAACAGTACGATACCAGAAGACGTTGAAGACCCTGTGCCAGCAGTTATCCAATGGACAGAAGACGGTCGAAGAGTTTCTGCAGGCCATTGGGGGTCACATCCGACTGCGTTAG
- the LOC128203670 gene encoding uncharacterized protein LOC128203670 isoform X1, translating into MSARSTFMEEMDHLKSILTHYQLMAGEKHLQENSTQSGHLERKLMAAFIHKIEKLIQDPADTVQGVETQTECPWTSPLDMFAFTAQNASLKEQLSQKEVQVEELQFALSSKCCEIQILKQLVGI; encoded by the exons ATGTCTGCTCGAAG cACTTTCATGGAGGAAATGGACCATCTAAAGAGTATCCTGACCCATTATCAGCTGATGGCTGGAGAAAAACATCTTCAAGAAAACTCCACACAAAGCGGTCACTTGGAAAGGAAACTTATGGCAgcatttatacacaaaat AGAAAAGCTGATCCAGGATCCTGCAGACACTGTACAAGGAGTAGAAACACAGACCGAATGTCCAT ggACATCACCTTTGGATATGTTTGCATTTACCGCTCAGAATGCTTCCCTAAAAGAACAGTTGTCACAAAAAGAAGTCCAAGTTGAAGAATTACAGTTTGCACTTTCATCAAAGTGTTGTGAAATTCAGATTTTAAAGCAACTGGTGGgaatataa
- the LOC128203670 gene encoding uncharacterized protein LOC128203670 isoform X2 — MSARSTFMEEMDHLKSILTHYQLMAGEKHLQENSTQSGHLERKLMAAFIHKMQVYAFYTRYHMPRKADPGSCRHCTRSRNTDRMSMDITFGYVCIYRSECFPKRTVVTKRSPS, encoded by the exons ATGTCTGCTCGAAG cACTTTCATGGAGGAAATGGACCATCTAAAGAGTATCCTGACCCATTATCAGCTGATGGCTGGAGAAAAACATCTTCAAGAAAACTCCACACAAAGCGGTCACTTGGAAAGGAAACTTATGGCAgcatttatacacaaaatgcaagtgtatgcattttatacaagataTCACATGCCT AGAAAAGCTGATCCAGGATCCTGCAGACACTGTACAAGGAGTAGAAACACAGACCGAATGTCCAT ggACATCACCTTTGGATATGTTTGCATTTACCGCTCAGAATGCTTCCCTAAAAGAACAGTTGTCACAAAAAGAAGTCCAAGTTGA